From a single Hyalangium gracile genomic region:
- a CDS encoding sigma 54-interacting transcriptional regulator, whose amino-acid sequence MSPDDETLSNRDEESWAPAARPRQFLLVALACEHPLEYPSLHWLDTLDELVLGRGEPRGWSRQEQAGRRRLHLRLPDRWMSKEHARFVRAGAQWMLEDAGSKNGLQVNGEPCARAWLADGDLIELGHTFLLFREAAFAGPALPDDEEPREQHAPVPGFATLNPGLAGELAKLARVARTPVPVVVEGETGTGKELLARAYHRLAGRAGEFVAVNCGALPETLVQSELFGYRKGAFSGANEERPGLVRSADGGTLFLDEIGELPLESQASLLRVLQESEVLPVGGTRPIKVDLRLLAATNRDLEQQVREGSFRSDLLARLSGLRLRLPPLRERREDLGLLVSLLLRRAVPPGAPVPSLTQKAARALFRYDWPRNVRELEHVLALAVALSPERIDLEHLPPELRAEPSKPKPGPTPPEPAPPDAERDRLLALLREHQGNVSRIAQALETSRAQVHRLFKRHGLEPDSFRS is encoded by the coding sequence GTGTCTCCGGACGACGAAACGCTGTCCAATCGTGATGAGGAGTCCTGGGCTCCCGCGGCTCGCCCGAGGCAGTTCCTCCTCGTCGCGCTCGCGTGCGAGCATCCCCTGGAGTACCCGAGCCTCCACTGGCTGGACACGCTCGACGAGCTCGTGCTGGGCCGAGGCGAGCCTCGCGGGTGGAGCCGGCAGGAGCAGGCGGGTCGCCGGCGACTTCACCTCCGCCTGCCGGACCGCTGGATGTCCAAGGAGCACGCCCGGTTCGTGCGCGCGGGCGCGCAGTGGATGCTCGAGGACGCGGGCTCGAAGAACGGGCTCCAGGTGAATGGCGAGCCGTGCGCGCGCGCCTGGCTCGCGGATGGCGATCTGATCGAGCTCGGCCACACCTTCCTGCTGTTCCGCGAGGCAGCCTTCGCGGGGCCGGCGCTGCCCGACGACGAGGAGCCACGGGAGCAGCACGCGCCCGTGCCCGGGTTCGCCACGCTGAACCCGGGGCTCGCAGGGGAGCTGGCGAAGCTGGCGCGGGTGGCCCGGACACCCGTCCCCGTGGTGGTGGAGGGAGAGACGGGCACGGGCAAGGAGCTGCTCGCGCGCGCCTATCACCGGCTCGCGGGGAGGGCCGGCGAGTTCGTGGCCGTCAACTGTGGGGCCCTGCCCGAGACGCTCGTGCAGTCCGAGCTGTTCGGCTACCGGAAGGGCGCCTTCTCGGGCGCCAACGAGGAGCGCCCAGGGCTCGTGAGGAGCGCCGACGGCGGCACGCTGTTCCTCGATGAGATTGGCGAGCTCCCGCTGGAGTCCCAGGCCTCGCTCCTGCGCGTGCTCCAGGAGAGCGAGGTGCTCCCCGTCGGAGGGACGCGTCCCATCAAGGTGGACCTCCGGCTGCTCGCCGCGACGAACCGGGACCTCGAGCAGCAGGTGCGCGAGGGCTCGTTCCGGAGCGATCTGCTCGCGCGGCTGTCGGGGCTCCGGCTGCGGCTGCCTCCCCTGCGCGAGCGGCGCGAGGATCTGGGGCTGCTCGTCTCGCTCCTGCTGCGTCGAGCCGTGCCCCCCGGGGCCCCGGTACCGTCCCTGACCCAGAAGGCCGCGCGAGCCCTCTTCCGGTACGACTGGCCACGCAACGTGCGCGAGCTCGAGCACGTCCTGGCCCTGGCCGTGGCGCTCTCGCCGGAGCGCATCGACCTGGAGCACCTGCCCCCGGAGCTTCGGGCGGAGCCGTCCAAGCCGAAGCCCGGGCCCACCCCACCCGAGCCGGCCCCCCCGGACGCGGAGCGGGACCGGCTGCTCGCGCTCCTCCGAGAGCATCAGGGCAACGTCAGCCGCATCGCCCAGGCGCTGGAGACGTCACGCGCGCAGGTGCACCGGCTCTTCAAGCGGCACGGGCTGGAGCCGGACTCCTTCCGCTCCTGA
- a CDS encoding M20/M25/M40 family metallo-hydrolase, whose protein sequence is MRKFGPIVAWLACAAPAFAQAPQQDKTVWITIGTDALPTVRESFRADGAELPTPLREKGGVAVLRIRESQLERVAEAIHAKLNRCAGFISHDSEAKALSEVERATTAALQPAPAAIAYNINNGPSVNAMLGSVQELNIRNTINSLSTNWTTRRYNVQSGADAATWLKNQWTTIANGRTDVSVAFFTHSWLQPSVIATIQGTTLPNEVVVIGGHLDSINGSSSTAAAPGADDDASGVASLTEAFRAAMANGYKPARTVKFMAYAAEEVGLNGSTAIANWHKTNLVNVVGVLQLDMTNYKGSTYDFGMVTDNTNASLNSFTTSLISAYLPGLTYTNITCGYGCSDHASWNSAGFPATMPFEATMSTDNPNIHTTGDTLTFMGGTATNSVKFAKLAVAFLGEVAKGATTGNTPPPTGGGTTIPTATFDATLKAPKCGAAGIGCDSGTLLNGRANLGPEVNKPNTINASCQDGTSGSYHSDESIDRLKVSTTAGTNLAAGKQVTIEATVWAYSSTADKLDLYYAANANSPTWTLIGTYSPGGTGARTITATYTLPTGSLQAIRANFRYNSTSASPCSPGGYDDHDDLIFAVQ, encoded by the coding sequence ATGAGGAAGTTTGGTCCGATCGTCGCGTGGCTTGCGTGTGCAGCACCCGCGTTCGCGCAGGCTCCCCAGCAAGACAAGACAGTGTGGATCACCATCGGAACGGATGCGCTGCCCACGGTGCGCGAGTCCTTCCGGGCGGATGGCGCGGAGCTGCCGACCCCGCTGCGAGAGAAGGGCGGTGTGGCGGTGCTGCGCATCCGCGAGTCCCAGCTCGAGAGGGTGGCCGAAGCCATCCACGCGAAGCTCAACCGGTGCGCGGGCTTCATCTCTCATGACTCGGAGGCGAAGGCCCTGTCGGAGGTGGAGCGCGCCACCACCGCGGCGCTGCAGCCCGCGCCGGCGGCGATCGCCTACAACATCAACAACGGCCCGTCGGTGAACGCGATGCTGGGCAGCGTGCAGGAGCTCAACATCCGCAACACCATCAACTCGCTGTCGACGAACTGGACGACGCGCCGCTACAACGTGCAGTCGGGCGCGGACGCGGCCACGTGGCTGAAGAACCAGTGGACGACGATCGCCAACGGGCGCACGGACGTCTCGGTGGCGTTCTTCACGCACTCGTGGCTGCAGCCGTCCGTCATCGCCACCATCCAGGGCACCACGCTGCCCAACGAGGTGGTGGTGATCGGCGGCCACCTGGACTCCATCAACGGGAGCAGCTCCACCGCCGCGGCGCCGGGCGCGGATGACGACGCCTCGGGCGTCGCCTCGCTCACCGAGGCCTTCCGGGCGGCCATGGCCAATGGCTACAAGCCGGCGCGCACGGTGAAGTTCATGGCCTATGCCGCCGAGGAGGTGGGCCTGAATGGCTCGACGGCCATCGCCAACTGGCACAAGACCAACCTGGTGAACGTGGTGGGCGTGCTGCAGCTGGACATGACCAACTACAAGGGCTCCACCTACGACTTCGGCATGGTGACGGACAACACCAACGCCTCGCTGAACAGCTTCACCACCAGCCTGATCTCCGCGTACCTGCCGGGGTTGACGTACACCAACATCACCTGCGGCTACGGCTGCTCGGATCACGCCTCGTGGAACAGCGCGGGCTTCCCGGCCACGATGCCCTTCGAGGCGACGATGAGCACGGACAACCCGAACATCCACACCACGGGCGACACCCTGACGTTCATGGGCGGCACGGCGACCAACTCGGTGAAGTTCGCCAAGCTGGCGGTGGCCTTCCTGGGCGAGGTGGCCAAGGGCGCGACGACGGGCAACACCCCGCCGCCGACGGGTGGCGGCACCACCATTCCCACCGCGACCTTCGACGCGACGCTGAAGGCGCCCAAGTGCGGCGCCGCGGGCATCGGCTGTGACTCGGGCACGCTGCTCAACGGCCGCGCGAACCTGGGGCCCGAGGTGAACAAGCCCAACACCATCAACGCGAGCTGCCAGGACGGCACCTCGGGCAGCTACCACTCGGACGAGTCGATCGACCGCCTGAAGGTGAGCACGACGGCCGGGACGAACCTGGCCGCGGGCAAGCAGGTGACGATCGAGGCCACGGTGTGGGCCTACTCCTCCACCGCGGACAAGCTGGACCTGTACTACGCGGCGAACGCCAACAGCCCGACGTGGACGCTCATCGGCACGTACAGCCCGGGCGGCACGGGCGCGAGGACGATCACCGCCACGTACACGCTGCCCACCGGGAGCCTGCAGGCCATTCGCGCCAACTTCCGCTACAACAGCACCAGCGCCTCGCCCTGCAGCCCGGGCGGGTATGACGACCACGACGACCTGATCTTCGCGGTGCAGTGA
- a CDS encoding alkaline phosphatase family protein, with protein sequence MALLASSVATAQAPAKPAKGGKPSAAPKLVVLLVVDQLGADVLSQMEPRLGPKGIKRILGGTRYTDSTYRQLATYTGPGHALLGTGVYPHKNGIVSNKYFDRSTGKSITTLFDPTHPLLEAPADPEDDSSPQGLLAPTVGDLLKKKNPDSKVVAIALKDRAAVLMAGHEGKAYWLAEATGKMTTSTFFQKELPAWVTEFNAKNPMDAHFGKVWDRSQPAAKYTGPDEAAYEGDYKGLGKTFPHKITGKLDKPGPDFYVAFAATPLATDWELSFVKAAIEAEELGKDATPDLLAVSFTAPDYAGHAYGPHSHEVQDSILGVDRAIGELITHLEKKVGAKNVVFAFSADHGAAPAPEKLAGEGKKDVRRIKKAELKAAVQKALQDKYGPGEWVNALEDPSIYLNTRLAAEKKIAPEELEKTALEAALKVPQIAAGFTRTELIAGTNPERPYFAATRLTFHPDRAGEVLLVPAENSFWGKYGEKAEGSTHGSPHRYDAHVPLAFYGAGIRKQVVKTPVDQADIAPTLAALLGLEGIPNADGKPLPEVKK encoded by the coding sequence ATGGCACTGCTCGCGAGCTCGGTGGCGACCGCGCAGGCGCCAGCGAAGCCGGCGAAGGGGGGCAAGCCGTCCGCGGCGCCCAAGCTGGTGGTGCTGCTGGTGGTGGATCAGCTCGGGGCGGACGTGCTGTCCCAGATGGAGCCGCGCCTGGGGCCCAAGGGCATCAAGCGCATCCTCGGCGGCACGCGCTACACCGACTCCACCTACCGGCAGCTGGCCACGTACACGGGCCCGGGCCACGCGCTGCTGGGCACGGGGGTCTACCCGCACAAGAACGGCATCGTCTCCAACAAGTACTTCGATCGCTCCACGGGCAAGAGCATCACCACCCTGTTCGATCCGACCCACCCGCTGCTCGAGGCCCCGGCCGATCCCGAGGATGACTCGTCGCCGCAGGGCCTGCTGGCTCCGACGGTGGGAGACTTGCTGAAGAAGAAGAACCCCGACTCCAAGGTGGTGGCCATCGCGCTGAAGGACCGCGCGGCGGTGCTGATGGCGGGCCATGAGGGCAAGGCCTACTGGCTGGCCGAGGCCACCGGGAAGATGACCACCTCCACCTTCTTCCAGAAGGAGCTGCCGGCCTGGGTGACGGAGTTCAACGCGAAGAACCCCATGGACGCGCACTTCGGCAAGGTGTGGGACCGCTCGCAGCCGGCGGCGAAGTACACCGGGCCGGACGAGGCCGCCTACGAGGGCGACTACAAGGGGCTGGGCAAGACGTTCCCGCACAAGATCACCGGCAAGCTGGACAAGCCGGGCCCGGACTTCTACGTCGCCTTCGCCGCCACGCCGCTGGCCACCGACTGGGAGCTGTCCTTCGTGAAGGCGGCGATCGAGGCCGAGGAGCTGGGCAAGGACGCGACGCCGGACCTGCTGGCGGTGAGCTTCACCGCGCCGGACTACGCCGGCCACGCGTACGGCCCGCACAGCCACGAGGTGCAGGACTCGATCCTGGGCGTGGATCGCGCCATCGGCGAGCTCATCACCCATCTGGAGAAGAAGGTCGGCGCGAAGAACGTGGTGTTCGCGTTCAGCGCGGACCACGGCGCGGCGCCGGCCCCGGAGAAGCTCGCGGGCGAGGGCAAGAAGGACGTACGCCGCATCAAGAAGGCGGAGCTGAAGGCCGCCGTGCAGAAGGCGCTGCAGGACAAGTACGGCCCGGGTGAGTGGGTCAACGCGCTGGAGGACCCGAGCATCTACCTGAACACCAGGCTCGCCGCGGAGAAGAAGATCGCTCCCGAGGAGCTGGAGAAGACGGCGCTGGAGGCCGCGCTCAAGGTGCCGCAGATCGCCGCCGGCTTCACCCGCACGGAGCTCATCGCTGGCACCAACCCGGAGCGGCCGTACTTCGCGGCGACGCGGCTGACCTTCCACCCGGATCGCGCGGGTGAGGTGCTGCTGGTGCCCGCGGAGAACTCCTTCTGGGGCAAGTACGGAGAGAAGGCCGAGGGCTCCACCCACGGCAGCCCCCACCGCTACGACGCCCACGTGCCGCTGGCCTTCTACGGCGCCGGCATCCGCAAGCAGGTGGTGAAGACGCCGGTGGATCAGGCCGACATCGCGCCCACCCTGGCCGCGCTGCTCGGGCTGGAAGGCATCCCCAACGCCGACGGGAAGCCGCTCCCCGAGGTGAAGAAGTAG
- a CDS encoding carboxypeptidase regulatory-like domain-containing protein — MPKPIRFLLLALLILVPVAWWGLSASGGESAPAVAASAPAPGAPPAEGAPAPSTMVAPSPSEGGSTEEPLDEELLEEQKDGTGPCIAVEVTARGAPVPGAHVKAVRQKAYDIIELHPIIVGADGRGQGWCKPGEYVFAAQAPGFAPEVKGLVVKESDTAPRVQFSLKPGKSLRGHVQDADSREPVAGAQLVFSLDEDSHVVDEVTAVSDARGDFQVGDLGEGSYTIIARAPGHAMTMDGAEVPASGPVIISMRGTARLEGQVVDGRGAPVAGATVEASPQEAVMQELKPTQTDARGFFSLELPEGIYILAARAAGQSAIHRGAVTLTRGALVDGLVIQLQPAGILSGKVFVRSSQKPIRGADVRIRDTESEFSEHFQTDARGGFRAELPPGRYGLSVSRDGYPSFDRDGLRIQAGQELALEVPLVQACSVVGSVKDGAGHPVEEAEITLRRFTHEAGEREGSADELAHESTDEEGNYSAIELEAGRYRIEARLARGGSPVVREITLAEGEEARVDFVIPQLLGEVKGIVQHVGGGPLLQQVDVSVSSKGDELDVNAPWVEPDETGHFTVKLLPGRYTFKARYLDFEKSGPAQSVTVEGGKVSLVRLTVSGALVETSGVVVDSRGAPAPEAAVALSGEDVHTSGEADAQGRFVLTTPSTSEGTLAVIQARRQAEDGEARDVRVGSRGVVVRLEAEAALRGRVIPTRGAAVQGFELYAERERGSRSLFDRGDSRPFAGDSFELLDVPAGLVELRVRTSDGRSGKAQARLEPGRTASVEIPVGELCRVVGRVVGPASGTVRLDEGKPGVRRETLKQEGRFEFFAVEPGAHVLWLGHKKLPFTLQQGETLDLGVLEEL, encoded by the coding sequence GTGCCCAAGCCGATCCGATTCCTGCTGCTGGCGCTCTTGATCCTCGTCCCCGTGGCCTGGTGGGGACTGAGCGCCTCAGGGGGGGAGTCGGCTCCCGCGGTGGCTGCGTCCGCTCCGGCTCCTGGCGCCCCTCCGGCCGAGGGGGCTCCGGCCCCGAGCACCATGGTGGCGCCGTCTCCGAGTGAAGGGGGGAGCACCGAGGAGCCGCTGGATGAGGAGCTCCTGGAGGAGCAGAAGGACGGCACCGGTCCCTGCATCGCGGTGGAGGTGACGGCCCGGGGAGCTCCGGTGCCGGGGGCTCACGTGAAGGCGGTCCGGCAGAAGGCCTACGACATCATCGAGCTGCACCCCATCATCGTGGGAGCGGACGGGCGCGGGCAGGGGTGGTGCAAGCCAGGCGAGTATGTCTTCGCGGCCCAGGCCCCGGGGTTCGCTCCCGAGGTGAAGGGGCTCGTGGTCAAGGAGAGCGACACCGCTCCCCGGGTCCAGTTCTCCCTGAAGCCGGGCAAGAGCCTGCGTGGACATGTCCAGGACGCGGACTCGCGGGAGCCGGTCGCGGGGGCCCAGCTCGTCTTCTCGCTCGACGAGGACTCCCACGTGGTCGACGAGGTCACCGCCGTGAGCGATGCCCGGGGAGACTTCCAGGTGGGCGACCTGGGGGAGGGCAGCTACACCATCATCGCCAGGGCGCCAGGCCATGCCATGACCATGGATGGGGCGGAGGTGCCTGCCTCGGGGCCTGTGATCATCTCGATGCGGGGAACGGCCCGGCTCGAGGGCCAGGTCGTCGATGGCCGCGGAGCTCCCGTGGCGGGTGCCACGGTCGAGGCCAGCCCCCAGGAGGCCGTCATGCAGGAGCTGAAGCCGACCCAGACCGATGCGCGGGGGTTCTTCTCCCTCGAGCTCCCGGAAGGCATCTACATCCTCGCGGCGAGGGCCGCGGGCCAGTCGGCGATTCACAGGGGCGCGGTGACGCTCACTCGCGGCGCGCTGGTGGATGGACTCGTCATCCAGCTGCAGCCGGCGGGCATCTTGTCGGGGAAGGTCTTCGTGCGCTCGAGCCAGAAGCCCATCCGCGGGGCGGACGTGAGGATCCGCGACACCGAGTCGGAGTTCAGCGAGCACTTCCAGACGGACGCGCGCGGAGGCTTCCGCGCCGAGCTGCCGCCAGGACGCTACGGACTCTCGGTGTCCAGGGACGGGTACCCCTCCTTCGATCGGGATGGACTGCGGATCCAGGCGGGCCAGGAGCTGGCGCTGGAGGTCCCCCTGGTCCAGGCGTGCTCGGTGGTTGGCAGCGTGAAGGACGGCGCGGGCCACCCCGTGGAAGAGGCCGAGATCACCCTGCGGCGCTTCACCCACGAGGCGGGAGAGCGGGAGGGCTCGGCCGACGAGCTCGCCCACGAGAGCACGGACGAGGAGGGCAACTACAGCGCCATCGAGCTGGAGGCGGGGCGCTACCGGATCGAGGCTCGACTGGCCCGGGGAGGCAGCCCCGTCGTCCGGGAGATCACCCTGGCGGAGGGCGAGGAGGCGCGCGTCGACTTCGTCATCCCGCAGCTTCTGGGCGAGGTGAAGGGCATCGTGCAGCATGTCGGCGGTGGCCCGCTCCTCCAGCAGGTGGATGTCTCCGTGTCCTCCAAGGGGGACGAGCTGGATGTCAATGCCCCCTGGGTGGAGCCGGATGAGACGGGCCACTTCACCGTCAAGCTCCTGCCGGGGCGGTACACGTTCAAGGCCCGGTATCTCGACTTCGAGAAGTCAGGCCCGGCGCAGTCCGTCACCGTCGAGGGTGGGAAGGTCTCCCTGGTGCGTCTCACGGTCTCGGGCGCGCTGGTGGAGACCTCGGGTGTCGTCGTGGACTCGCGAGGTGCGCCTGCCCCCGAGGCCGCGGTCGCCCTCTCGGGTGAGGATGTGCACACGTCGGGAGAGGCCGATGCGCAGGGGCGCTTCGTGCTGACGACGCCCTCCACGAGCGAAGGCACTCTCGCCGTCATCCAGGCGAGGCGCCAGGCCGAGGATGGCGAGGCCCGGGACGTGCGCGTGGGCAGCCGGGGCGTGGTGGTGCGTCTGGAGGCCGAGGCGGCACTGCGGGGCCGCGTCATCCCCACGCGCGGTGCCGCGGTGCAAGGCTTCGAGCTGTACGCCGAGCGGGAGCGCGGCTCCCGGTCCCTCTTCGACCGGGGCGACTCACGTCCCTTCGCGGGGGACTCCTTCGAGCTGCTGGATGTGCCGGCGGGCCTCGTCGAGCTGCGGGTGCGCACCTCCGACGGGCGCAGCGGCAAGGCGCAGGCGCGGCTCGAGCCCGGGCGGACGGCGAGCGTGGAGATCCCCGTGGGAGAGCTCTGCAGGGTCGTCGGCAGGGTCGTTGGTCCTGCAAGCGGTACGGTGCGTCTGGATGAGGGCAAGCCGGGGGTGCGCAGGGAGACTCTGAAGCAGGAGGGGCGCTTCGAGTTCTTCGCCGTCGAGCCCGGAGCGCACGTGCTGTGGCTGGGTCACAAGAAACTCCCCTTCACGCTCCAGCAGGGCGAGACGCTCGATCTGGGAGTGCTCGAGGAGCTGTGA
- a CDS encoding Kelch repeat-containing protein, which translates to MLNRRVLGGFSLVAMLCIGLLSSRADAASWSTGASMGAMRSYHSAVVLPSGKVLVTGGSIDGYTPLNTAQLYNPSSNTWTTASPMPTARIHHFSVLLGNGKVLVGGGASNGSSPLATVDLYDPSTDTWSAAASMSVPHHLGGAVRLWNGKVLVAGGWNGSATQRAELYDPNTNTWAPVASMLSRRERLTLTLLGNGKVLATGGFDGLNFVSSAELYDPVSNTWVSAGSMRSPRQWHQALLLTNGKVLVAGGMKDNSITLSSADLYDPATNTWAPAASLLMPRRNFAFLLQGNGHALVIGGGSTSGATATAESYDPVQDAWSSAGTASAAHSMFGATMLPNGQAFVTAGVMGTGSATTDLYQWW; encoded by the coding sequence ATGTTGAATCGACGTGTGCTGGGTGGTTTCTCGTTGGTCGCGATGCTCTGCATCGGTCTGCTGTCCTCGCGTGCGGACGCCGCGAGCTGGAGCACCGGTGCCTCCATGGGCGCCATGCGCAGCTACCACTCGGCCGTGGTGCTCCCCAGCGGCAAGGTGCTGGTGACGGGCGGCTCCATCGACGGCTACACCCCGCTCAACACGGCGCAGCTCTACAATCCCAGCAGCAACACCTGGACGACGGCGTCGCCCATGCCCACGGCGCGCATCCATCACTTCAGCGTCCTGCTCGGCAACGGCAAGGTCCTGGTCGGAGGCGGCGCGAGCAATGGCTCCTCGCCCCTGGCGACCGTGGACCTCTACGATCCGAGCACCGACACCTGGTCGGCGGCGGCCTCCATGAGCGTCCCCCACCACCTGGGCGGCGCGGTGCGCCTGTGGAACGGCAAGGTCCTGGTCGCCGGAGGCTGGAATGGCTCCGCCACCCAGCGGGCCGAGCTGTATGACCCCAACACCAACACCTGGGCGCCCGTGGCGTCGATGCTCTCCCGGCGCGAGCGCCTCACCCTGACGCTCCTGGGCAACGGCAAGGTGCTGGCCACCGGCGGCTTCGACGGCCTCAACTTCGTGAGCAGCGCGGAGCTCTACGATCCGGTGTCCAACACGTGGGTCTCGGCCGGCTCCATGCGGTCTCCCCGCCAGTGGCACCAGGCCCTGCTGCTCACCAACGGCAAGGTGCTGGTGGCCGGCGGCATGAAGGACAACTCCATCACCCTGTCGAGCGCGGACCTCTACGATCCGGCCACCAACACCTGGGCGCCGGCCGCGAGCCTGCTCATGCCGCGCCGCAACTTCGCCTTCCTGCTCCAGGGCAATGGCCACGCCCTGGTGATCGGTGGCGGCTCGACCTCTGGCGCCACCGCGACCGCCGAGTCGTACGACCCGGTGCAGGATGCCTGGTCTAGCGCGGGGACGGCCTCCGCCGCCCACTCCATGTTCGGCGCCACGATGCTGCCCAACGGCCAGGCCTTCGTGACCGCGGGCGTCATGGGCACCGGCAGCGCCACCACCGACCTGTACCAGTGGTGGTAG
- a CDS encoding VWA domain-containing protein translates to MNRGTSVAVVVLFALVCGVVLYSKMSPSRGGDTPTPSGKAADPSPTATPKSDKPTIDVLYASSDGKKEWVNDVVKTFNEKRVEINGKVVVVKAEHMRSGESRAAILAGKSKPTIWGPAGKSWIDLINQDWQTREQRAFVPEAKDTVNTALVIALWKPMAEALGWPKKEIGWKDLRSVVTNPKGWSALGHPEWGAFKFGHSHPDYSNSAMLSVISMIYAGANKSANLTSADMKDPQVVSLLKDIERSIVHYGESSSWLTDKLCNRGPAYLSAVTVYESSVVKANDKCKTKPFPLVALYPKEGTYWETHPAGVVDADWVTEDQKQGAKAFLDFLVSPEQQAKAPKYGFRPALKDVPLTAPFDEDHGVSPNAERKELEYLSEDLFQRANTLWHETKKKAAVWVVLDTSGSMEGKPMDAARAGTVKFLQRMEPDDLVQVIAFSEQPTALGNPGKVRQSGETLVKKVQGLYAHGQTSLYDAVLMAFDEVDQARKTETEPRSYGIVVLSDGKDTASKRNKPDLIERLPRPEDTEGTRVFTIAYGNEADEELLRTLSERSNALMVHGDSADIDKLYHQIASYF, encoded by the coding sequence ATGAATCGAGGAACCAGCGTCGCCGTCGTCGTCCTCTTCGCACTCGTCTGCGGCGTCGTGCTGTACAGCAAGATGTCTCCCTCCAGGGGAGGAGACACCCCCACCCCGAGCGGCAAGGCCGCGGACCCCAGCCCCACCGCGACTCCGAAGTCGGACAAGCCCACCATCGACGTGCTCTACGCCTCGTCGGATGGCAAGAAGGAGTGGGTCAACGACGTCGTCAAGACGTTCAACGAGAAGCGCGTCGAGATCAACGGCAAGGTCGTGGTCGTCAAGGCCGAGCACATGCGCTCGGGCGAGAGCCGCGCCGCCATCCTGGCCGGCAAGTCCAAGCCCACCATCTGGGGGCCGGCCGGCAAGAGCTGGATCGATCTCATCAACCAGGACTGGCAGACGCGCGAGCAGCGCGCCTTCGTCCCCGAGGCCAAGGACACCGTCAACACCGCGCTGGTCATCGCCCTCTGGAAGCCCATGGCCGAGGCGCTCGGCTGGCCGAAGAAGGAGATCGGCTGGAAGGATCTGCGCTCCGTGGTGACCAACCCCAAGGGCTGGAGCGCGCTGGGCCACCCGGAGTGGGGCGCCTTCAAGTTCGGGCACTCGCACCCCGACTACTCGAACTCGGCGATGCTCTCCGTCATCAGCATGATCTACGCGGGCGCGAACAAGAGCGCCAACCTCACCTCCGCGGACATGAAGGATCCGCAGGTGGTGTCGCTGCTCAAGGACATCGAGCGCTCCATCGTCCACTATGGCGAGAGCTCGAGCTGGCTGACGGACAAGCTGTGCAACCGCGGCCCGGCCTACCTGTCCGCCGTCACCGTGTACGAGTCCTCCGTGGTGAAGGCCAACGACAAGTGCAAGACGAAGCCCTTCCCGCTCGTGGCGCTCTACCCGAAGGAGGGCACCTACTGGGAGACGCACCCCGCGGGCGTCGTGGACGCCGACTGGGTCACCGAGGATCAGAAGCAGGGCGCGAAGGCGTTCCTCGACTTCCTCGTGTCGCCCGAGCAGCAGGCCAAGGCCCCGAAGTATGGCTTCCGGCCCGCGCTCAAGGACGTGCCGCTGACCGCGCCGTTCGACGAGGACCATGGCGTGTCGCCGAACGCCGAGCGCAAGGAGCTGGAGTACCTGAGCGAGGACCTGTTCCAGCGCGCCAACACGCTGTGGCACGAGACGAAGAAGAAGGCCGCGGTGTGGGTCGTCCTGGATACCTCCGGCTCGATGGAGGGCAAGCCGATGGACGCCGCCCGCGCCGGCACGGTGAAGTTCCTCCAGCGCATGGAGCCGGATGACCTGGTGCAGGTGATCGCCTTCAGCGAGCAGCCGACCGCGCTGGGCAACCCCGGCAAGGTGCGCCAGTCGGGCGAGACGCTGGTGAAGAAGGTCCAGGGCCTGTACGCGCACGGGCAGACCTCGCTCTATGACGCGGTGCTGATGGCGTTCGACGAGGTGGATCAGGCGCGCAAGACGGAGACCGAGCCGCGCAGCTACGGCATCGTCGTGCTCTCGGATGGCAAGGACACCGCCTCCAAGCGGAACAAGCCGGACCTCATCGAACGGCTGCCCCGGCCCGAGGACACCGAGGGCACGCGCGTCTTCACCATCGCGTACGGGAACGAGGCGGACGAGGAGCTGCTGCGCACCCTGAGCGAGCGCTCCAACGCGCTGATGGTCCACGGAGACAGCGCGGACATCGACAAGCTGTACCACCAGATCGCCTCGTACTTCTAA